In one Verrucomicrobiota bacterium genomic region, the following are encoded:
- a CDS encoding DUF433 domain-containing protein yields MNTSDLVTVDPDTLGGTPVFKGTRVPVKTLFEYLENNYTLETRQCS; encoded by the coding sequence ATGAACACCAGCGACTTGGTGACCGTTGATCCGGACACCCTGGGCGGGACACCGGTCTTCAAAGGGACGCGCGTCCCGGTCAAGACGCTTTTCGAGTATCTGGAGAACAATTATACGCTCGAAACCCGCCAATGCAGTTGA